The Lentisphaerota bacterium genome contains a region encoding:
- a CDS encoding ABC transporter ATP-binding protein → MPGGGSRPTRGRMGHQPAGRGAANRCRAGVGKGSMSREIGDGQATGGPVLSFAGVCFAYRTSEALHNVTFAVPERSLVAVVGPNGGGKTTLLRLILGLERPLYGTVRVFGLAPESARRRVGYVPQVLAYDTRFPVSVNDVVLMGTLEGGLAGAYGRRERLAAAAALDRVGLAALEHRPFSELSGGERQRTLIAQALAGGPQLLLLDEPTASVDPPTADRLHDLFGQLAETLTVLFVSHNLSVVTAHATHVLCVNRTADLHPASDVVSETFRAAYGGGRMVVLQHGASCQVVDASAALTSPHHQCSSEGCPQETEP, encoded by the coding sequence ATGCCGGGTGGAGGTAGCCGACCCACTCGCGGCCGCATGGGACACCAACCTGCTGGACGTGGCGCGGCGAATCGCTGCCGCGCTGGCGTCGGAAAGGGCTCGATGAGCCGGGAGATCGGAGACGGGCAGGCGACAGGCGGCCCGGTGCTTTCGTTTGCAGGCGTCTGTTTCGCCTATCGAACGAGCGAGGCGCTGCACAACGTCACCTTCGCTGTGCCGGAACGGTCGCTGGTGGCGGTGGTGGGCCCCAACGGCGGCGGCAAGACGACGCTGCTCCGGCTGATCCTCGGATTGGAGCGTCCCCTGTACGGCACGGTGCGGGTGTTCGGCCTGGCGCCGGAGTCGGCGCGGCGGCGGGTGGGCTATGTGCCGCAGGTGCTCGCCTACGACACGCGATTTCCGGTCAGTGTCAACGACGTGGTGCTCATGGGAACCCTGGAGGGCGGCCTGGCCGGGGCGTATGGCCGGCGTGAACGGCTGGCGGCCGCTGCGGCGCTGGATCGGGTCGGGCTGGCGGCTCTGGAGCATCGCCCGTTTTCCGAGCTTTCGGGAGGCGAGCGGCAGCGCACCCTGATTGCGCAGGCGCTGGCCGGCGGACCGCAGTTGCTGCTGCTGGACGAGCCGACGGCCAGCGTGGATCCGCCGACGGCAGACCGTCTTCATGATCTGTTTGGCCAGCTTGCCGAGACGCTGACCGTCCTGTTCGTATCGCACAATCTCAGCGTGGTCACGGCGCACGCGACCCATGTGCTGTGCGTCAACCGCACGGCCGATCTGCATCCGGCGTCCGATGTCGTGTCGGAAACCTTCCGCGCCGCCTACGGCGGCGGCCGGATGGTCGTGCTTCAGCACGGCGCCTCATGCCAGGTGGTTGACGCATCGGCGGCACTGACCTCGCCGCACCATCAGTGCTCGAGCGAGGGATGCCCACAGGAGACCGAACCATGA